A single region of the Salvia miltiorrhiza cultivar Shanhuang (shh) chromosome 8, IMPLAD_Smil_shh, whole genome shotgun sequence genome encodes:
- the LOC130999343 gene encoding calmodulin-binding protein 60 A-like, with protein sequence MFGLLVPPTSKFASDSLIQAPVIIIFADIHSYIVTHSAQFSSILKLRMSHKRHGREEGGSIDEKRLRKSHSFRSVVLEVINLIRMQNLMNPLLEPLIRRVVKEEVDSALRKYIVSVKRNSGKDSCSSDSKSLQLQLQLKFLNAISLPVFTGTRIEGDGGTSVEVALVDVHTGEVVSNGAWSSAKVEIVVLEGDFDGDEGDNWSVEEFANNVVREREGKKPLLTGDVILTLNNGTGSVGDISFTDNSSWTRSRKFRLGARLLDDVGGLRIREARSDPFVVRDHRGELYKKHHPPSLTDEVWRLEKIGKDGAFHKRLSKEGIRTVHDFLLLLSLDPTRLRNILGNGMSAKKWEVTMEHARTCVLDKKLYLYNTTSPGQNGVVFNVVGQVVGIFSDGQYVASDKLSDEEKADAHQLVTSAFRYHEKIVIIDESSLNMPSSSPGVSNAEPSSSLLSEGSYQQDSTTSQSMSRSTYSQLVASSPDFMQSFYPFGASNSFDYYLPGIDPMEIRYDQSLGFPSQVADTSICDTDAMARYFEPDCSLRSPNAAVSAERTHKGWKFLACVLRWRFSVKRIVSRKSRC encoded by the exons ATGTTTGGTCTTTTGGTTCCCCCAACTAGCAAATTTGCTTCTGATTCTCTCATTCAGGCACCCGTGATTATTATATTTGCAGATATACACTCATATATAGTTACACACAGTGCCCAATTTTCATCAATTTTAAAGCTCAGGATGTCTCATAAGCGGCATGGACGGGAAGAAGGCGGTTCCATCGATGAGAAGCGTTTGAGGAAATCTCATTCTTTTAGAAG TGTAGTGCTGGAAGTGATCAACTTGATCCGAATGCAAAACCTCATGAACCCGCTTCTGGAGCCTCTGATTCGTCGAGTT GTCAAGGAGGAAGTGGACTCGGCGTTGAGAAAATATATAGTTAGTGTTAAACG GAATTCCGGGAAAGACTCGTGCTCTTCTGATTCAAAGAGTTTACAGTTACAGCTGCAGTTGAAATTTTTAAATGCTATATCTCTTCCTGTTTTCACTGGGACACGTATCGAGGGAGATGGTGGCACCAGTGTGGAAGTGGCTTTAGTTGATGTGCATACCGGTGAAGTTGTTTCTAATGGTGCTTGGTCCTCTGCAAAGGTGGAAATAGTAGTCCTCGAAGGAGATTTTGATGGTGACGAGGGAGATAATTGGAGCGTCGAAGAGTTTGCAAACAATGTAGTGAGAGAGCGCGAAGGCAAGAAGCCTCTTTTAACGGGAGATGTGATCTTGACCCTTAACAATGGCACGGGATCAGTAGGTGATATTTCGTTTACGGATAATTCAAGCTGGACAAGAAGTCGTAAGTTCAGACTGGGGGCGAGATTGCTAGATGACGTTGGCGGTCTCAGAATACGAGAGGCCAGATCGGATCCCTTTGTCGTCAGGGATCATCGTGGAGAAT TATACAAGAAGCACCATCCGCCGTCTCTGACTGATGAAGTTTGGCGGCTGGAGAAAATCGGAAAAGATGGAGCTTTTCACAAGCGCCTGAGCAAGGAAGGAATCCGGACCGTGCACGACTTCCTGCTCTTGCTCTCGTTAGACCCCACAAGGCTTCGAAAC ATCCTCGGCAATGGTATGTCCGCTAAGAAATGGGAAGTCACGATGGAGCATGCTCGGACATGTGTACTCGACAAAAAGCTCTACTTGTACAACACCACGTCTCCGGGGCAGAATGGTGTTGTTTTCAATGTAGTCGGGCAAGTGGTCGGGATATTCTCCGATGGCCAGTACGTGGCCTCTGATAAGCTGTCCGATGAAGAAAAG GCAGATGCTCATCAGTTGGTTACCTCTGCATTCAGATATCACGAGAAAATCGTCATCATAGACGAATCGTCCCTTAATATGCCTAGCTCCTCGCCTGGCGTATCCAATGCCGAGCCTTCTTCAAGCTTGCTCTCAGAGGGTAGCTACCAGCAAGATTCAACAACTTCTCAGAGCATGAGCAGATCAACCTACTCACAGCTAGTAGCTTCGTCCCCGGACTTTATGCAATCGTTTTACCCCTTTGGAGCTTCCAATAGCTTCGACTATTACCTGCCCGGTATTGATCCGATGGAGATCAGGTACGACCAATCTTTAGGTTTCCCTAGTCAGGTCGCAGACACCTCAATCTGCGACACTGATGCCATGGCCCGGTATTTTGAGCCGGATTGTTCTTTACGGAGTCCCAACGCGGCAGTATCTGCCGAAAGAACTCATAAAGGGTGGAAATTTTTGGCCTGTGTGTTGAGATGGAGATTCTCGGTGAAGAGAATCGTGTCTAGGAAGAGCCGGTGCTAG
- the LOC130999373 gene encoding uncharacterized protein At5g50100, chloroplastic-like, with the protein MALRGAISVGRRANTRLFSAPRHLRATYNTVSASSPLLKSSPIPNYKSGVRLSIRAVNGSAVDNSPLNKEIGEGSSENWKVKMLYDGECPLCMREVNMLRERNEGYKTIKFVDISSDDYSAEDNQGLDYKTAMGRIHAIQSDGTVVKDVEAFRKLYEAVGLGWVYAITKYEPIASIADAVYGVWAKYRLQVTGRPPLEEVLEARRKKKEMCEDSKVCKM; encoded by the exons ATGGCGTTACGAGGAGCAATCTCCGTCGGAAGACGAGCTAACACCCGCCTCTTCTCCGCCCCTCGTCATCTCCGAGCAACATATAATACTGTCTCTGCTTCGAGCCCTTTGCTCAAGTCATCCCCAATTCCTAATTATAAATCGG GAGTGAGATTGTCGATTCGAGCTGTAAATGGATCAGCTGTGGATAATTCGCCTCTCAACAAAGAAATCGGAGAGGGATCATCTGAGAATTGGAAGGTTAAGATGCTTTATGATGGGGAGTGTCCTCTATGTATGAGGGAG GTTAATATGCTGAGGGAGAGGAATGAAGGATATAAAACTATCAAATTCGTGGACATAAGTTCGGATGACTATAGTGCGGAGGATAATCAAGGCCTTGATTACAAAACT GCAATGGGCCGAATCCATGCAATTCAATCGGATGGGACTGTTGTAAAAGATGTTGAG GCATTCCGAAAACTTTATGAAGCGGTTGGTTTGGGATGGGTTTATGCCATTACAAAATATGAACCT ATAGCAAGCATTGCCGATGCTGTTTATGGAGTTTGGGCTAAATATCGTCTTCAAGTCACAG GCCGACCACCACTAGAAGAAGTTTTGGAGGCTAGGAGGAAAAAG AAAGAAATGTGTGAAGACAGCAAGGTTTGTAAAATGTAG
- the LOC130999389 gene encoding succinate dehydrogenase subunit 7A, mitochondrial-like: MAFLLNKTALSALRFNSQKSNDALALSRRGFHVEPGPREKALLAEDSSLRRFKSHKQGVRRLRVVGDVLTVVVVAGCCYEIYDRAVRREEVRKKAT; this comes from the exons ATGGCGTTTTTACTCAACAAAACCGCTCTCTCCGCGCTCCGCTTCAATTCCCAG AAATCCAATGATGCGCTGGCGCTCTCAAGGCGTGGGTTTCATGTGGAGCCAGGTCCGCGCGAGAAGGCT CTCTTGGCGGAGGACTCTTCTCTAAGACGCTTCAAATCACATAAGCAAGGAGTACGACGACTCAGAGTTGTAGGAGATGTTCTTACTGTTGTAGTTGTAGCCG GATGCTGCTACGAGATCTATGATAGAGCAGTTAGGCGAGAGGAAGTCCGTAAGAAGGCGACTTAG